The following are encoded together in the Magnetococcales bacterium genome:
- the clpS gene encoding ATP-dependent Clp protease adapter ClpS, protein MGNPAQTPESDLLTDHENQVQEPRLYKVILLNDDFTPMDFVVKILMVYFQKPTAEATQIMLNVHHQGRGLCGVYPFDIAETKVAIVNQYSREQGHPLKCTLERE, encoded by the coding sequence ATGGGCAACCCAGCACAAACACCGGAATCCGATCTGCTCACCGATCACGAAAACCAGGTCCAGGAACCACGCCTTTACAAGGTGATTTTGTTGAATGACGATTTTACCCCGATGGATTTTGTGGTAAAAATTCTCATGGTGTATTTTCAAAAACCCACTGCGGAGGCCACACAGATCATGCTCAATGTCCATCATCAGGGACGCGGCCTCTGTGGCGTTTATCCCTTCGACATTGCAGAAACGAAAGTGGCCATCGTCAATCAATACTCCCGTGAACAAGGCCACCCCCTGAAATGTACCCTGGAAAGGGAGTGA